In a genomic window of Amycolatopsis japonica:
- a CDS encoding carbamoyltransferase C-terminal domain-containing protein, with product MLILSMKEGHDGGIVAIEDGKLLFALESEKDNYPRYDRITGELMARAAGMLDKQPDVVALGGWVKGEFSVEPPSRTGYFGVGEGAISDEAGKFFGKDVRYFSSTHERSHIYTSLGMAPAAPGQAYYSLVWEGNIGDFYRIDERGEATHLQHVLTDPGAKYAYLFALADPGFPLGKGKFRFNDAGKQMALTGFAEPGPLTPDEQKTIDFILDRDGIILGLSKEEMSWSHLYNAGVWSQEYRNAAAKHSQAIFNRFYDYAEKNLTEGLPLLISGGCGLNCDWNRLWRESGLFSSVFVPPCPNDSGSALGTAIDAQWFYTGQATIEWDVYAGENFVEDVVPDPAKYETRPLVASEVAKYIKDGNIIGWARGRYEMGPRALGNRSILAAPFTVDTTVRLNKIKRREDYRPIAPIALESDAPKWFVGSVQDPYMLYFNHVTSDELKAITHVDGTARTQTVTRERNAGITDLLEAFREQTGFSVLCNTSLNNNGRGFLNRTSDLIEYGETYGLDGYVINDTFVTPRAS from the coding sequence ATGCTGATTCTGTCGATGAAGGAGGGCCACGATGGCGGGATCGTGGCGATCGAGGACGGCAAGCTGCTGTTCGCGCTGGAGTCGGAAAAGGACAACTACCCGCGCTACGACCGGATCACCGGCGAGCTGATGGCGCGTGCGGCGGGCATGCTCGACAAGCAGCCCGACGTGGTCGCGCTCGGCGGCTGGGTCAAGGGGGAGTTCTCGGTGGAACCGCCGTCCCGCACCGGATACTTCGGTGTCGGCGAGGGCGCGATCTCCGACGAGGCGGGCAAGTTCTTCGGCAAGGACGTGCGGTACTTCTCCTCCACCCACGAGCGCTCGCATATCTACACCTCCCTCGGGATGGCCCCCGCGGCACCCGGCCAGGCGTACTACTCCCTGGTGTGGGAAGGGAACATCGGTGACTTCTACCGGATCGACGAGCGCGGCGAGGCCACCCACCTGCAGCACGTCCTGACCGACCCCGGCGCGAAGTACGCGTATCTCTTCGCGCTGGCGGACCCGGGTTTCCCGCTGGGCAAGGGGAAGTTCCGGTTCAACGACGCCGGCAAGCAGATGGCGCTGACCGGGTTCGCCGAGCCGGGCCCGCTCACGCCGGACGAGCAGAAGACCATCGACTTCATCCTCGACCGCGACGGCATCATCCTCGGTCTGTCCAAAGAGGAGATGTCCTGGTCCCATCTGTACAACGCCGGGGTGTGGTCGCAGGAATACCGCAACGCGGCGGCGAAACACTCGCAGGCGATCTTCAACCGGTTCTACGACTACGCGGAGAAGAACCTGACCGAAGGCCTGCCGCTGCTGATCTCCGGTGGCTGCGGCCTGAACTGCGACTGGAACCGGTTGTGGCGGGAGAGCGGCCTGTTCTCCTCGGTGTTCGTGCCGCCTTGCCCCAACGACAGCGGTTCCGCGCTGGGCACGGCCATCGACGCGCAATGGTTCTACACCGGACAGGCGACCATCGAGTGGGACGTCTACGCGGGGGAGAACTTCGTCGAGGACGTCGTCCCGGATCCCGCGAAGTACGAGACGCGGCCGCTCGTGGCGAGCGAGGTCGCGAAGTACATCAAGGACGGCAACATCATCGGCTGGGCACGCGGCCGGTACGAGATGGGCCCGCGGGCGCTGGGCAACCGGTCGATCCTCGCCGCGCCGTTCACCGTGGACACCACCGTGCGGCTCAACAAGATCAAGCGCCGTGAGGACTACCGCCCGATCGCCCCGATCGCGCTGGAATCCGACGCTCCGAAGTGGTTCGTCGGCTCGGTGCAGGACCCGTACATGCTGTACTTCAACCACGTCACCTCCGACGAGTTGAAGGCCATCACGCACGTCGACGGGACCGCCCGCACCCAGACGGTGACGCGGGAACGCAACGCCGGCATCACCGACCTGCTCGAGGCGTTCCGCGAGCAGACCGGGTTCAGCGTGCTGTGCAACACCTCGCTGAACAACAACGGGCGCGGTTTCCTCAACCGCACCAGCGATCTCATCGAGTACGGGGAGACGTACGGCCTCGACGGCTACGTCATCAACGACACGTTCGTGACCCCGCGCGCCTCCTGA